The following proteins are encoded in a genomic region of Cryptomeria japonica chromosome 11, Sugi_1.0, whole genome shotgun sequence:
- the LOC131075185 gene encoding LOB domain-containing protein 23, which produces MGSNINGNQLSSPTNQPCAACKHQRRRCTPECPLAPFFPPDQARRFYAAHKVYGVSNILKILNQLDAFQDKKVAVQSLCWDAECRIREPVYGCMAFYKRQKDYFRNELQKKQMEVEFYKKLLHSQHGIRVEAGVRNPQEEDQQEDFIQSNDYSPAQRSQSNTFLLCPQDHSSLFPICSSMEMVQPQAPPHYHHPHYVQQGIYLSCFIAS; this is translated from the coding sequence ATGGGATCCAATATTAATGGTAATCAGCTTAGTTCCCCAACAAATCAACCTTGTGCAGCCTGCAAACATCAGAGAAGAAGGTGCACACCAGAATGCCCATTAGCACCATTTTTCCCTCCTGATCAAGCAAGAAGATTTTATGCAGCTCATAAGGTTTATGGGGTGAGTAATATTTTGAAGATACTTAACCAGTTGGATGCATTTCAAGATAAAAAAGTGGCAGTACAGTCCTTGTGTTGGGATGCTGAGTGTAGAATTAGAGAGCCTGTGTATGGCTGTATGGCTTTTTACAAAAGGCAGAAGGATTATTTTAGGAATGAATTGCAGAAAAAGCAGATGGAAGTAGAGTTTTATAAAAAGCTTCTTCATTCACAGCATGGGATAAGAGTAGAAGCAGGGGTGAGGAATCCCCAAGAAGAAGACCAACAAGAAGATTTCATACAGAGTAATGATTATTCTCCTGCTCAGAGGTCTCAAAGCAATACTTTTCTCCTCTGTCCACAAGATCATAGCTCTTTGTTTCCAATATGTAGCAGCATGGAGATGGTTCAGCCTCAGGCACCTCCTCACTACCATCATCCTCATTATGTGCAGCAAGGTATTTATCTTAGTTGTTTTATTGCTTCCTAA